Proteins from a single region of Chryseobacterium scophthalmum:
- a CDS encoding LURP-one-related/scramblase family protein codes for MVLNNLNYPLDFKFKITTLASDFNITDRQGNYVAYVRQKMFKLKEDVIVFNDESKTKELFRIQANQWIDFNASYSIKDTIGKNFGRLARKGMRSIWKSSYNVLDEADQQKFTITEDNAWVKFFDGMVGEIPIIGMFTGYFLNPSYTVKGMDGKEYFKLKKMPSMFGRRFQLDRLIDIDDEDESLVVLSLLMMVLLERARG; via the coding sequence ATGGTACTCAACAACCTTAATTATCCGCTGGATTTTAAATTTAAAATCACAACTTTGGCCAGCGATTTCAACATTACAGACAGGCAAGGAAATTACGTAGCTTATGTTCGTCAGAAAATGTTTAAACTAAAAGAAGACGTTATCGTTTTCAATGACGAAAGCAAAACTAAAGAACTTTTCAGAATTCAGGCTAATCAGTGGATTGATTTTAATGCATCTTACTCTATTAAAGATACCATTGGAAAAAATTTCGGTAGACTTGCAAGAAAAGGAATGCGTTCTATTTGGAAATCATCTTACAATGTTTTAGACGAAGCTGATCAACAAAAATTTACCATTACAGAAGATAATGCGTGGGTGAAATTTTTCGACGGAATGGTTGGTGAAATCCCAATTATTGGAATGTTTACCGGATATTTCCTTAACCCGTCTTACACCGTAAAAGGAATGGATGGAAAAGAATATTTTAAGCTAAAGAAAATGCCTTCGATGTTCGGAAGAAGATTCCAGCTTGACAGACTCATTGATATTGATGACGAAGATGAAAGTTTAGTCGTTTTATCTTTATTGATGATGGTTCTACTTGAAAGAGCAAGAGGATAA
- a CDS encoding aminoacyl-histidine dipeptidase translates to MELSNIEPQIIWKNFSKLNAVPRPSKKEEKVIAFIKEFGENLGLETTVDEVGNVIIKKPATPGMENRKSIVMQSHLDMVCQKNNDVNFDFETQGIQMEVDGDWVKAKGTTLGADNGLGVATIMSILESSDIPHPDLEALFTIDEETGMTGALGLKPGQLTGQILLNLDTEEDDEIDIGCAGGIDVTVTQNYATEVSNGQIVRIEVKGLQGGHSGMDIHKGFGNANIIMGRILYKALENQNVQLISIDGGSLRNAIPRESVALISVRNAGEFIENVTNGIKKEILEEFASVEAHLQINIENSTSSEKVLSVEDSKKIILVLKSLHNGVYRMSPDVQDLVESSNNVARVELKEGGLKILNLSRSSVDSSKDSVAEQLKSVSELAGMNVEFSGSYPGWKPKPGSEIVQVLEKIYTEKFAEKPHVVACHAGLECGIIGANYPEMEMVSYGPTIRGAHSPDEKANISSTQKFWSFTKDILANIPLK, encoded by the coding sequence ATGGAACTATCCAATATAGAACCGCAGATTATCTGGAAGAATTTCTCCAAATTAAATGCAGTTCCGAGACCGTCAAAAAAAGAAGAAAAAGTAATTGCTTTCATCAAAGAATTTGGTGAAAATTTAGGACTGGAAACTACAGTAGATGAAGTAGGAAATGTGATCATTAAAAAACCGGCTACTCCGGGAATGGAAAACCGTAAATCGATTGTTATGCAGTCGCATTTGGATATGGTTTGCCAGAAAAACAACGATGTAAATTTCGATTTTGAAACTCAAGGAATCCAGATGGAAGTTGACGGAGACTGGGTAAAAGCAAAAGGTACAACTTTAGGTGCAGATAACGGTTTAGGAGTTGCCACTATTATGTCGATTCTTGAAAGTTCAGACATTCCACATCCTGATTTGGAGGCTCTTTTCACGATTGATGAAGAAACAGGAATGACCGGAGCTTTAGGTTTAAAACCTGGACAATTAACCGGACAAATTCTTTTAAATTTAGACACAGAAGAAGATGACGAGATTGACATCGGATGTGCAGGTGGAATTGATGTTACCGTAACCCAAAACTATGCAACAGAAGTATCTAACGGACAAATCGTAAGAATTGAAGTAAAAGGTTTACAAGGTGGTCATTCAGGAATGGATATCCACAAAGGTTTTGGAAATGCCAATATCATCATGGGCAGAATTCTTTACAAAGCTTTGGAAAATCAAAACGTTCAGTTGATTTCAATTGATGGTGGAAGTTTGAGAAATGCAATTCCAAGAGAATCTGTGGCGTTAATTTCTGTGAGAAATGCCGGTGAGTTTATTGAAAATGTAACCAACGGAATTAAAAAAGAAATCTTAGAAGAGTTTGCTTCTGTTGAAGCTCATCTTCAAATTAATATTGAAAACTCTACAAGCTCAGAAAAAGTGCTTTCTGTAGAAGATTCAAAGAAAATTATTTTGGTTTTAAAATCTCTTCACAACGGAGTTTACAGAATGAGCCCGGATGTACAGGATCTGGTAGAATCATCAAACAACGTGGCAAGAGTAGAATTAAAAGAAGGTGGTCTGAAAATTTTAAACCTTTCAAGATCATCTGTTGATTCGTCTAAAGATTCGGTAGCTGAACAATTAAAATCGGTATCAGAATTGGCAGGAATGAATGTAGAATTCAGCGGATCTTACCCAGGATGGAAACCAAAACCAGGTTCTGAAATAGTACAAGTTTTAGAAAAAATCTACACAGAGAAATTTGCAGAAAAACCTCACGTTGTAGCTTGTCATGCAGGTTTAGAGTGTGGAATTATCGGTGCTAATTACCCAGAAATGGAAATGGTAAGTTACGGACCAACCATCAGAGGAGCCCATTCTCCTGATGAGAAGGCAAATATTTCTTCAACACAGAAATTCTGGAGTTTCACGAAAGATATTTTAGCGAATATTCCATTGAAATAA
- a CDS encoding transposase, whose product MSYLKIYIHIVFSTKNRIPYFSTLEQHIKVWRHIKENAIEKRIFMDVVNGYSDHCHYLISLSSNQNIENIVQLIKGESSYWINKNCLTKEKFAWQEEYFAVSVSESMVEQVRNYIKNQHIHHRKKTFEEEYQEFREKYNFN is encoded by the coding sequence ATGTCTTATCTAAAAATTTATATCCACATTGTCTTTTCAACAAAAAATAGAATTCCATATTTTAGCACATTAGAACAGCATATTAAAGTTTGGAGACATATTAAAGAAAACGCAATAGAAAAACGAATTTTCATGGATGTAGTCAATGGATATTCTGATCATTGTCATTACTTAATTTCTTTAAGCTCAAATCAAAACATTGAAAATATTGTTCAGTTAATAAAAGGTGAGTCTTCTTATTGGATTAATAAAAATTGTTTGACGAAAGAAAAATTTGCATGGCAAGAAGAATATTTTGCCGTTTCTGTTTCAGAATCAATGGTTGAACAAGTTCGAAATTATATTAAAAACCAACATATTCATCATCGGAAGAAAACCTTTGAAGAAGAATATCAAGAGTTTAGAGAAAAATATAATTTTAATTAG
- a CDS encoding GNAT family N-acetyltransferase: MKITNTHQLNQEQKEQILQLWNNEYPEKLAYKSIDGFENYLEKLNEFGHFLLLNDDEKIQGWAITFERESETWFAIILSENLHGKGWGTKVLNELKQHKNELNGWVIDNSNDKKLNGSFYKSPLEFYIKNEFEVLSEIRLELEIMSAVKIKWTK; encoded by the coding sequence ATGAAAATCACAAACACCCATCAACTCAACCAAGAACAAAAAGAACAGATTCTGCAATTGTGGAATAATGAATATCCTGAAAAATTAGCTTATAAAAGTATCGATGGTTTTGAAAACTATCTTGAAAAGCTTAATGAGTTCGGTCATTTTCTTTTATTGAATGATGATGAGAAAATTCAGGGTTGGGCAATTACATTTGAAAGAGAAAGTGAAACATGGTTTGCGATCATTCTTTCTGAAAACCTTCATGGTAAAGGTTGGGGTACAAAAGTTTTGAATGAATTGAAACAACATAAAAATGAATTGAACGGTTGGGTAATTGACAACAGCAATGATAAAAAACTTAACGGCAGTTTTTATAAATCTCCATTAGAATTTTATATAAAAAACGAATTTGAAGTTTTATCAGAGATCAGACTTGAACTAGAGATCATGTCTGCCGTAAAAATAAAATGGACAAAATAA
- a CDS encoding LOG family protein has product MKSITVFCGSSFGSDDLYKKQATLLGQTLAKENIQLIYGGANVGLMGAVADGVLQKGGKAIGVLPHFLQSKEIAHQNLTELILVETMHERKTKMNELCDGVIVLPGGYGTLEEFFEMITWAQLGLHKKPIAILNIDGFYDDLIKLVQTMVDKGFLKQINQEMLLVSDSIDELLEKMSNYQAPTVGKWISKEEV; this is encoded by the coding sequence ATGAAAAGTATAACTGTATTCTGCGGATCAAGTTTTGGTTCGGATGATCTATATAAAAAACAAGCAACTTTATTAGGACAAACTTTAGCAAAAGAAAATATCCAACTTATTTATGGAGGTGCCAATGTAGGATTGATGGGAGCTGTAGCAGACGGAGTTTTACAAAAAGGTGGAAAAGCAATTGGAGTCCTCCCCCATTTTTTACAATCAAAAGAAATTGCGCATCAAAATCTTACCGAACTTATTTTGGTAGAAACCATGCACGAAAGAAAAACCAAGATGAATGAACTTTGCGATGGAGTAATCGTTCTTCCCGGAGGTTATGGAACTTTGGAAGAGTTTTTCGAAATGATTACTTGGGCTCAACTGGGACTCCATAAAAAACCAATTGCTATTCTGAATATCGACGGATTTTATGATGATTTAATTAAACTGGTTCAGACAATGGTTGATAAAGGATTTTTAAAACAAATCAATCAGGAAATGCTTTTGGTAAGTGATTCTATTGATGAACTTTTAGAAAAAATGAGCAATTATCAGGCTCCGACCGTTGGGAAATGGATCTCAAAGGAAGAAGTTTAG
- a CDS encoding prolyl oligopeptidase family serine peptidase → MDGSNPAYITGYGGYGISYEPRFSTRLSVLLEQGVVIAIAHVRGGGEKGEKWHEEGMKATKPNTWKDFIACSEYLVDQKYTSPSKLIGNGASAGGILIGRAITERPDLFTVAIAEVGMTNTLRSETTANGPNQIPEIGSIKNEEDTKHLIEMDAQSKVKKGGKYPAVIVRVGMNDSRVVPWMPGKFAGILQNNSASGKPTLLYANYDNGHFTSDFDVVFKEYADIYSFALWQVGHPNFQPTKN, encoded by the coding sequence ATGGATGGTAGCAATCCAGCTTATATAACAGGTTATGGTGGTTACGGAATTTCTTATGAGCCTCGTTTCTCAACGAGACTTTCCGTTTTGCTAGAACAAGGAGTTGTTATTGCCATTGCTCACGTAAGAGGCGGTGGTGAAAAAGGCGAAAAATGGCATGAGGAAGGCATGAAAGCTACAAAACCCAATACCTGGAAAGATTTTATTGCTTGCTCGGAATATTTGGTTGATCAAAAATATACTTCTCCTTCAAAACTAATCGGAAACGGTGCAAGTGCAGGTGGAATTCTTATTGGAAGAGCGATTACTGAAAGACCTGATCTTTTTACCGTTGCAATTGCAGAAGTCGGGATGACTAATACGTTACGATCTGAAACTACCGCAAACGGGCCTAATCAAATTCCGGAAATTGGATCTATTAAAAATGAAGAAGACACAAAGCATTTAATTGAAATGGATGCTCAAAGCAAGGTAAAAAAAGGTGGAAAATATCCCGCAGTAATTGTACGTGTCGGTATGAATGATTCCAGAGTTGTTCCTTGGATGCCTGGAAAATTTGCGGGAATTTTACAAAATAATTCAGCTTCAGGAAAACCTACCTTATTGTATGCAAACTATGATAATGGGCATTTTACAAGTGATTTTGATGTTGTTTTTAAAGAATATGCAGATATTTATTCATTTGCATTATGGCAAGTGGGACATCCGAATTTTCAGCCTACGAAAAATTAA
- a CDS encoding type II toxin-antitoxin system RelE/ParE family toxin, whose protein sequence is MGLEIFWTQFAEDKLYDIFQYYKFKAGIKIAKKIINEIVDKTLILEQNNKAGQIEELLIERKQDFRYLVSGNYKIIYYINVKTNKVIIANVFDSRQNPLKLKETK, encoded by the coding sequence ATGGGATTAGAAATTTTCTGGACGCAATTTGCAGAAGATAAATTATATGATATTTTTCAATATTATAAATTCAAGGCAGGAATTAAAATTGCAAAGAAAATTATTAATGAAATTGTTGATAAAACTTTAATTTTAGAGCAGAATAACAAGGCTGGACAAATAGAAGAATTATTAATCGAAAGAAAACAAGACTTTAGATATCTTGTTTCTGGAAATTATAAAATTATTTATTACATCAACGTAAAAACAAATAAAGTTATTATCGCAAATGTCTTTGATTCAAG